The Streptomyces sp. R28 region TGCTCGATGACTTTCTCAGAACCATCAGCCGCATGGAGAGTGAATATTTCCGTGCGGCGATGGAGGGGGAGAGGTTCTAGGAATGCGCACCGACTACGAGGCGGTCGACGAACAGCCTCATTACACGCACCAGCTCGACATGCAGAATCTCTGGCACGTCCCTGATTCGACGATCTCGTCGTCGGGCGGCTGGGATCTGGACGAAGAGCTGGCCCAGATGCTGAACACGACGCAGGGCCTGACGATTCCGGGGCTGTCGGCGCAGGGCATGGATCCCGCTCCCGCTCCGGCTCCCGCCCCGCCCTCGCCGGACAGTGACCGGCCCCTGCCCCGCCCGGTCCATCGCCGGCGGCCTCAGCCCAGCGCTCACGTCCTCCCCAGAAACCCGAAGATCATCACCGTCGGGGTCCTGGTCACACTCATCACCCTGTGTGCGGGCACGATGCTCACTTGGTCAATCTCGTATTCGTACGATCAGCTGCGCTCCATCGCGCTGCTCGTGGTCTCGCCGAATCTGGCCCATTGGTGGCCGTTGACGGTGTACGGGCCGTGGCTGCTGGCAGGGCTTTCCATTCTGCGGGCATCCGTCCAGCGCCGAACCGCTCGCCGTTCCTGGGCTGTCATGCTCGTTTCCTCGGGCACGGCGGTGGCTCTGTGCATCGGCCAGTCGCCGCATTCCCTGCTCGCGATGGTGGTCGTCGGAATTCCGCCGATCACCGCCCTGGTCTGCTTTCGCGAGCTCGTCGGACAGTTCTCGTCGCGGCCCGGCCCCCGGCATGCCGCTGACACGGTGAACGGGCCCAAGCAGCCGAGGTCGTAGCCGCGCAGGGTCAGGACTGGTACGGCTGCTGCGGCTGCCCGTGCTGCTGCTGACCGCCGTAACCGCCACCGGCGACGGCCTGCGTCTGGAGCTGCTCCGCCTGCTCCTTGGTCACCTTCTGCTCGGCGCCGCAGAAGGTGCACTGCGTCGCGTACTTCGTCGA contains the following coding sequences:
- a CDS encoding DUF2637 domain-containing protein is translated as MRTDYEAVDEQPHYTHQLDMQNLWHVPDSTISSSGGWDLDEELAQMLNTTQGLTIPGLSAQGMDPAPAPAPAPPSPDSDRPLPRPVHRRRPQPSAHVLPRNPKIITVGVLVTLITLCAGTMLTWSISYSYDQLRSIALLVVSPNLAHWWPLTVYGPWLLAGLSILRASVQRRTARRSWAVMLVSSGTAVALCIGQSPHSLLAMVVVGIPPITALVCFRELVGQFSSRPGPRHAADTVNGPKQPRS
- a CDS encoding zinc-ribbon domain-containing protein, encoding MIIFGTKGYLYQLAILTLVCGHCGNPSAHTLRKRVTKFTLFFVPLFPISTKYATQCTFCGAEQKVTKEQAEQLQTQAVAGGGYGGQQQHGQPQQPYQS